In Maridesulfovibrio sp., a single genomic region encodes these proteins:
- a CDS encoding UvrD-helicase domain-containing protein: MLKQVKASAGSGKTYELTARFLSLLAGAQEEDSIPVCKSGRELGYCWPEIMAVTFTNKAAAEMKERVVRSLKNRALNIPGDGLGGDWAPGTAKKHLTPILQRYNRLNIRTIDSLLNLLVRIFALELGLSPEFELLFDPYALFEPNFNKFLSQCDEGDEQSRKLMDEAVESLLLNEDKKGFWLAEQMRQRLESILAYLIDNPAERVTDQQEIAGLLQLQFDEFMHAVSATRKMIEKDNLAASAHLQKYLAHSAGLELMGEPKDSAMLHKESFRDCVNKKSKDAIGPYHEKIYADLKAAHETYRDRTIILRGAYALAPFLRIAEVIRADIIEYQSRKGMLLSSDLPRIAGFVLEGGSALPDAFCRMGSRLHHLLIDEFQDTSTAQWRAMLPLAVECLSKNGSLFYVGDVKQAIYSWRGGRSELFDSVGQDPELAGLSEFKQGDLEYNWRSLAEVVGFNNFFFDSLADYDLAVDLAEILYPNAPEDVQLDLARKISVSFDGASQQLPQGRNRDGGYVRLQKILAPTTPEIIEETKDGFNLLLKDLTDRREYRDICVLVRSNTHAQLVCDWLVEKNIPVITENSLQLDRHPVIRQMVSLLKFLDYPQDDLALLEFLCGKEIFEQISDISREALFEWLCERDKGPLYRRFAESFPEFWDLHISPFLRKSGLMTPYDLASEMVSRFRLIERNSRDELYIRRFLEVVHLAEEKRGTSLAAFLDFWENSSAEEKVPLPESVNAVRIMTIHKSKGLEFPVIIVPFHNWSISSPDTSFADMEIDGKLLLTTMNSSLGDIYYENRTRMFIEQLNLLYVAWTRAGEELYGFLPAEKTKGLSPALASIELILADRFTEEGLFEQGTQPVDQKAASTESVEDHEGAELPQQDAGATGTNLQTELMSWLPRLRVYRHNLEDYSYDARMRGELAHCAMENLILTGDDEADCRKSAEAAFAKFPAVTEEHDTLVPEVTAMGVWALSVPEVRRAVELGRPEVSIMDRKGETHRADLLLLEEKSGLVVEYKTGQPTHENEKQVKRYLSLLRDMYGEEKELRGVLVYLDGKFIREVTL; encoded by the coding sequence ATGCTCAAACAGGTAAAAGCTTCAGCCGGATCAGGAAAGACATACGAACTGACCGCAAGATTCCTGTCGCTGCTTGCGGGCGCGCAGGAGGAGGATTCCATCCCGGTCTGCAAATCCGGCAGGGAGCTGGGATACTGCTGGCCTGAAATCATGGCCGTGACCTTCACCAACAAGGCGGCAGCGGAAATGAAAGAGCGCGTTGTCCGCTCACTCAAAAACCGGGCCCTGAACATTCCGGGAGACGGACTCGGAGGAGACTGGGCTCCCGGCACAGCCAAGAAACACCTCACGCCTATCCTGCAGCGCTACAACAGGCTGAACATCAGGACCATTGACAGCCTGCTCAACCTGCTGGTGCGCATTTTCGCACTGGAACTGGGCCTGAGTCCAGAGTTTGAACTGCTGTTCGACCCCTACGCCCTGTTCGAACCCAACTTCAATAAATTTCTTTCCCAGTGCGACGAAGGCGATGAACAGAGCAGGAAGCTGATGGATGAGGCTGTAGAAAGTCTGCTCCTCAATGAAGACAAAAAGGGTTTCTGGCTGGCTGAACAGATGCGCCAGCGGCTTGAATCAATTCTCGCGTACCTGATCGACAATCCGGCGGAAAGAGTGACCGACCAGCAGGAAATAGCCGGGCTGCTGCAGTTGCAGTTCGATGAATTCATGCACGCCGTTTCCGCGACCCGCAAAATGATTGAGAAGGACAATCTGGCCGCATCCGCCCATCTGCAGAAATACCTTGCCCACTCCGCCGGCCTGGAACTCATGGGAGAGCCCAAGGACTCCGCCATGCTGCACAAGGAGAGCTTCCGGGACTGTGTAAACAAAAAGTCAAAGGACGCTATCGGGCCTTATCACGAAAAGATCTATGCCGATCTCAAGGCTGCCCACGAAACCTATCGCGACCGGACGATAATCCTGCGGGGCGCATACGCCCTTGCTCCTTTCCTGCGCATAGCGGAGGTAATCCGGGCGGATATAATCGAATACCAGTCCCGTAAAGGCATGCTGCTAAGTTCCGACCTGCCCCGCATCGCAGGCTTTGTGCTGGAAGGCGGAAGCGCACTTCCGGACGCATTCTGCCGGATGGGTTCCCGGCTGCACCACCTGCTCATTGACGAATTTCAGGACACCAGCACAGCGCAGTGGCGGGCCATGCTGCCGCTTGCAGTGGAATGCCTCTCCAAGAACGGCAGCCTTTTCTACGTGGGCGATGTTAAACAGGCTATCTACAGCTGGCGCGGGGGCCGTTCCGAGCTTTTCGATTCCGTGGGCCAGGACCCGGAACTGGCCGGATTGTCCGAATTCAAACAGGGGGACCTCGAATACAACTGGCGAAGCCTCGCTGAAGTTGTCGGGTTCAACAACTTTTTCTTCGACTCACTCGCCGACTACGACCTTGCCGTTGATCTGGCCGAAATCCTCTACCCCAACGCGCCGGAAGACGTTCAACTTGATCTGGCCCGGAAAATTTCCGTATCTTTTGACGGAGCATCGCAACAACTCCCGCAGGGCCGCAACAGAGATGGCGGATATGTCCGACTGCAAAAAATACTCGCTCCCACCACTCCTGAAATCATCGAAGAGACCAAAGACGGTTTCAACCTGCTGCTGAAAGATCTCACCGACCGTCGCGAATACCGGGACATCTGCGTGCTGGTACGCTCCAACACGCACGCGCAGTTGGTCTGCGACTGGCTGGTGGAAAAGAATATTCCGGTGATCACCGAAAACAGCCTGCAACTGGACCGGCACCCGGTAATCCGCCAGATGGTTTCCCTGCTGAAATTTCTGGACTATCCGCAGGATGATCTGGCGCTCCTGGAATTCCTCTGCGGAAAGGAAATCTTCGAACAAATCTCGGATATTTCCCGCGAAGCCCTCTTTGAATGGCTCTGCGAACGGGATAAAGGTCCGCTCTACCGCCGTTTCGCGGAGAGCTTCCCGGAATTCTGGGACCTGCACATTTCTCCGTTCCTGCGCAAATCCGGCCTGATGACACCATACGACCTCGCCAGCGAGATGGTTTCGCGCTTCCGGCTGATTGAAAGAAATTCGCGGGACGAACTGTACATCCGCCGCTTTCTGGAAGTAGTCCATCTGGCCGAGGAAAAACGCGGAACATCACTGGCCGCCTTTCTGGATTTCTGGGAAAATTCCTCTGCCGAAGAAAAGGTTCCCCTGCCGGAATCAGTCAATGCCGTGCGCATCATGACCATACACAAATCCAAGGGTCTGGAATTCCCGGTCATTATCGTCCCCTTCCATAACTGGTCCATTTCAAGCCCGGACACCTCATTCGCGGATATGGAGATTGACGGAAAGCTGCTGCTCACCACCATGAACAGCTCGCTCGGCGACATCTATTATGAAAACCGCACCCGCATGTTCATAGAGCAGCTTAACCTGCTTTATGTGGCCTGGACCCGCGCGGGTGAGGAACTATACGGATTCCTGCCCGCCGAAAAGACAAAGGGGCTGTCACCGGCTCTGGCTTCCATCGAACTGATTCTTGCGGACCGGTTCACTGAAGAAGGTCTGTTCGAGCAGGGAACGCAGCCGGTTGATCAAAAAGCTGCAAGCACAGAATCCGTAGAAGATCACGAGGGAGCGGAACTGCCGCAACAGGACGCCGGGGCTACGGGCACCAATTTGCAGACCGAACTCATGAGCTGGCTGCCGAGACTGCGGGTCTATCGGCACAATCTTGAAGACTACTCCTACGATGCAAGGATGCGCGGGGAACTGGCCCATTGCGCCATGGAAAACCTGATCCTGACCGGAGATGATGAAGCTGACTGCCGTAAGAGCGCCGAAGCTGCTTTCGCCAAATTCCCGGCTGTGACCGAAGAGCACGACACTCTGGTCCCGGAAGTCACGGCCATGGGAGTATGGGCCCTCTCGGTCCCGGAAGTACGCAGGGCCGTGGAACTTGGCAGGCCGGAAGTCTCCATCATGGACCGAAAAGGCGAAACCCACCGGGCCGACCTTCTGCTTCTGGAAGAAAAAAGCGGGCTGGTGGTAGAGTACAAGACAGGTCAGCCGACTCACGAAAACGAAAAACAGGTCAAAAGATATCTGTCCCTGCTGCGAGATATGTACGGCGAAGAAAAGGAGTTGAGAGGAGTGCTGGTCTACCTTGACGGGAAATTCATCCGGGAGGTGACATTATGA